The Halobacterium litoreum genome includes a region encoding these proteins:
- a CDS encoding DegT/DnrJ/EryC1/StrS family aminotransferase → MEDEVPLYKPENVIGDEVLAGIGDVIASGWLTLGPETRSFEESFAEAHGCEHGIAVNSCTSALYACLRALGVEAGDTVVVPAMTFSATANVVELLDGEVVLCDVNSNGNMDTESLQRLLDEHDVSVVIPVHLYGLPANMTEITDIAEEHDAAVIEDCAHAPGATLDGKPVGSWGDAGCYSFYATKNMTTGEGGMVVTNDEEIAADVRKLRNHHQTKSPDEKRDNWGYDVDGLGFNFRMSEIQATIGNSQLQQLPAMNESRRNVADRYVDALQKIPGLEWVGENESSTEHAFHLFVIEVQGEYPLTRAELYDYLSERGIITGVHYPPISELSYYNDVAGEHTNADTLYEGILSIPMYPYMTDDEQDFVVDALRDPTNE, encoded by the coding sequence ATGGAAGACGAAGTCCCGCTGTACAAGCCCGAGAACGTTATCGGGGACGAAGTCCTCGCGGGTATCGGGGACGTCATTGCGTCTGGGTGGCTCACACTCGGACCGGAGACGCGGTCGTTCGAAGAGTCCTTCGCGGAAGCGCACGGCTGCGAGCACGGAATTGCAGTAAATTCGTGTACGTCTGCTCTGTACGCGTGTCTGCGAGCTCTGGGAGTGGAAGCGGGCGATACAGTGGTTGTTCCGGCGATGACCTTCTCTGCCACTGCGAACGTCGTCGAACTACTCGATGGCGAGGTAGTCCTCTGTGACGTGAACTCGAATGGGAACATGGATACTGAGAGCCTCCAGCGGCTACTCGACGAACACGACGTCTCAGTTGTCATCCCGGTTCACCTGTATGGCTTGCCGGCCAACATGACCGAAATCACGGACATCGCCGAAGAGCACGACGCAGCCGTAATCGAGGACTGTGCGCACGCGCCTGGTGCCACACTCGACGGAAAACCAGTCGGGTCGTGGGGAGATGCGGGATGCTATAGTTTCTATGCGACGAAGAACATGACAACAGGTGAAGGCGGGATGGTCGTCACGAACGACGAAGAGATCGCGGCCGACGTCCGAAAGCTCAGAAATCACCATCAGACGAAGTCCCCCGACGAGAAGAGGGACAACTGGGGCTACGACGTGGATGGCCTTGGGTTCAATTTCCGAATGAGTGAAATTCAGGCGACCATCGGGAATAGTCAGCTCCAGCAGCTTCCCGCAATGAACGAATCGCGACGGAACGTTGCAGACCGATACGTCGACGCCCTTCAGAAGATTCCTGGACTCGAATGGGTTGGGGAAAATGAATCAAGCACCGAACATGCCTTCCACCTTTTCGTGATCGAAGTCCAAGGAGAGTACCCATTGACACGGGCAGAGTTGTACGACTATCTCTCCGAAAGAGGGATAATCACAGGCGTTCATTACCCACCAATCTCCGAACTCTCGTACTACAACGACGTGGCTGGAGAGCACACCAACGCGGATACGCTGTACGAGGGTATTCTATCAATTCCGATGTATCCATATATGACGGACGATGAACAGGATTTCGTCGTAGACGCACTTCGAGACCCGACGAATGAGTAA
- a CDS encoding NAD-dependent epimerase/dehydratase family protein, whose translation MRILVTGSEGSLMQWTIKHLLQNDHEVVGVDNHARYDDYNHTRVVDPEEYEFHKADLTEHDRVMDLVSDVDGVINAAALIYGVKGFHEYPADILSNDVVIHRNILEAAKKHDVSRVAYLSSSMVYEQDEPPHNEADVWKSRVPSTDYGLSKVVGERLSMAFEEQYGIEYTIWRPFNIITPYEKSEDEAGISHVFADFLRKILVEKQNPMEIFGDGEQVRCFTWINEVAEAIANQSFADATTNETYNLANPEPVTMKELARRIFAKGRDHGIVRGEELEFDYVPIYDDDVKKRVPHVNKANADFGWDPKVKLDDSLNRCIDNMDEIYDEI comes from the coding sequence ATGAGAATTCTGGTAACCGGTAGTGAGGGATCGCTAATGCAGTGGACTATCAAACACCTACTGCAAAACGATCATGAGGTGGTTGGCGTGGATAACCACGCTAGATACGACGACTACAACCACACCCGAGTGGTTGACCCGGAGGAATACGAATTCCACAAAGCTGATCTAACAGAACATGATCGAGTGATGGATCTCGTAAGTGATGTAGACGGGGTCATCAACGCAGCTGCGTTAATATATGGTGTCAAAGGGTTCCATGAATATCCCGCAGATATTCTTTCCAACGACGTAGTCATCCACCGAAACATTCTGGAAGCAGCAAAGAAGCACGATGTGTCGCGTGTAGCGTATCTGTCCTCGTCGATGGTATATGAGCAAGATGAACCGCCTCACAATGAGGCGGATGTGTGGAAAAGCCGAGTCCCCTCAACTGACTACGGGCTCTCGAAGGTTGTAGGAGAACGTCTTAGTATGGCGTTTGAAGAACAATATGGTATCGAATACACAATCTGGAGGCCATTCAATATAATCACCCCTTACGAGAAGAGTGAGGACGAAGCAGGGATTAGCCACGTCTTCGCCGACTTTTTGCGGAAGATACTCGTCGAGAAGCAGAACCCAATGGAAATCTTCGGTGACGGAGAGCAGGTCCGTTGCTTCACGTGGATCAATGAGGTTGCAGAAGCAATTGCTAACCAGTCGTTTGCAGATGCAACGACAAACGAGACGTACAATCTGGCAAATCCTGAGCCAGTAACTATGAAAGAACTTGCTCGTCGAATTTTCGCGAAAGGAAGGGATCACGGAATTGTTAGAGGTGAAGAACTAGAATTCGATTACGTTCCAATATATGACGACGACGTGAAGAAGCGAGTTCCCCACGTTAATAAAGCGAACGCAGACTTCGGCTGGGACCCAAAGGTCAAATTAGACGATTCACTCAACCGTTGTATTGACAACATGGATGAGATATACGACGAGATTTGA
- a CDS encoding nucleotide sugar dehydrogenase: protein MRIGIIGGGGHVGLPLGIVLADAGFSVTLIDKDETRLQTVESGELPFNEPGGEEMLETVLASGRLDTTTEIETAENCDVIMFVIGTPIDEHHNPQMDVLLDVVNEVIPNLSDNQLLIFRSTIYPGTTELVCETLEERGFTVGEDVYVSFAPERIAQHKAFEEIVGLPQLIGAPDDDSYERTAEVFNSILEEDCLRLNPTEAELGKLFTNMWRYLTFAAANEFHLITESFATHHNVNVNKILDKTGKNYPRFDVPSPGANVGGPCLTKDGWFLVDNIPFNELVSTAYQINEGMPAQIIKRMAEKSPDPSKISVLGMTFKRDSDDVRNSVSFKMEKQLQMKGYRNVVEVEPNVPGYDDLEDIEQSDWVILMTPHTEFEDFDSIQRRVNNDDCLYCDIWGVWDAARYQSDNGYFVGRELDDELSGETEVSL, encoded by the coding sequence ATGCGGATTGGAATCATCGGTGGTGGAGGCCATGTTGGTCTGCCCTTAGGTATAGTACTCGCCGATGCTGGCTTCTCAGTAACACTCATTGACAAGGATGAGACTAGACTGCAAACGGTCGAAAGTGGAGAACTGCCGTTCAATGAGCCAGGAGGCGAGGAGATGCTCGAAACTGTACTGGCCTCCGGTCGCTTAGATACGACTACTGAAATTGAGACAGCTGAAAATTGCGATGTCATCATGTTCGTCATTGGTACCCCCATCGACGAACACCATAATCCACAGATGGACGTTCTGTTAGATGTCGTAAACGAGGTGATTCCAAACCTCAGCGACAACCAGTTGCTAATTTTCCGTTCGACAATCTATCCGGGCACGACAGAACTCGTCTGTGAAACCCTAGAAGAACGAGGATTTACGGTCGGAGAGGACGTCTACGTCTCGTTTGCCCCAGAGCGAATAGCACAACACAAAGCGTTTGAAGAGATTGTTGGTCTCCCACAACTTATCGGTGCGCCAGACGACGACAGCTACGAGCGTACCGCGGAGGTATTCAATAGTATTCTTGAAGAGGACTGCCTCAGATTGAATCCAACCGAGGCAGAACTCGGCAAACTGTTTACGAACATGTGGCGGTACCTAACGTTCGCCGCAGCGAATGAATTCCACCTAATCACGGAATCCTTCGCCACACACCACAACGTCAACGTAAACAAGATTCTGGATAAAACTGGTAAGAACTATCCCCGGTTTGATGTCCCATCTCCAGGCGCCAACGTCGGTGGGCCATGCCTGACGAAGGACGGGTGGTTCCTAGTCGATAATATCCCATTTAACGAACTTGTTTCAACTGCCTACCAGATCAACGAAGGGATGCCCGCCCAGATCATAAAAAGAATGGCCGAGAAGTCCCCCGACCCGTCTAAAATTTCAGTTCTTGGAATGACTTTCAAAAGAGATTCCGACGACGTCCGGAACTCTGTCTCATTCAAAATGGAGAAACAACTCCAGATGAAGGGGTATCGAAATGTCGTCGAAGTGGAACCGAATGTTCCCGGTTACGACGATTTGGAAGACATCGAGCAAAGCGACTGGGTGATTCTCATGACGCCACACACAGAGTTCGAAGATTTCGATTCGATTCAACGCCGTGTCAATAACGATGACTGTCTTTACTGTGATATCTGGGGTGTCTGGGATGCTGCCAGATACCAATCTGACAACGGCTACTTTGTGGGGCGGGAATTGGACGACGAGCTCAGCGGTGAAACCGAGGTGAGTCTATGA
- a CDS encoding NUDIX hydrolase: protein MGENWQTLSQDTKFECPWFSVGSDQVRNPDGEVKDYYWVDRPKDAIAVVAVSDGKVVMVEQYRPKLKQKFTECPGGHVEEEESHIEAAKRELREETGISASEFFHLSTYYPTATARYKRSIIVAEGLSEGQSTPEDSEYIDWRYVSVDRALDIAASQPATGWTLAPLTLARERGYI, encoded by the coding sequence ATGGGAGAAAACTGGCAGACACTTAGTCAAGATACAAAATTCGAGTGTCCGTGGTTCTCTGTTGGGTCAGATCAAGTGAGAAATCCCGACGGCGAAGTCAAAGATTATTACTGGGTTGACCGCCCGAAAGATGCAATCGCTGTCGTAGCAGTTTCAGACGGAAAAGTTGTAATGGTAGAACAGTATCGCCCCAAATTAAAACAGAAATTCACAGAGTGTCCAGGAGGACACGTGGAAGAGGAAGAGTCGCACATTGAGGCAGCCAAGCGTGAATTACGTGAGGAGACCGGGATATCGGCAAGTGAATTCTTCCACCTATCTACGTACTACCCAACGGCAACGGCACGGTATAAGCGTTCGATAATTGTTGCAGAAGGATTATCCGAGGGACAATCTACACCTGAAGACTCAGAGTATATAGACTGGCGATATGTCTCTGTTGACCGAGCATTGGACATCGCAGCTTCCCAACCAGCGACTGGATGGACCTTAGCACCGCTTACGTTGGCTCGTGAAAGGGGATATATCTAA
- a CDS encoding sulfatase-like hydrolase/transferase, producing MSETTRPPNILLVVLDSARARNFGIYGHDRETTPFLSEFEKESVKFTSAWSPGVWTLPSHVSMLSGYDVAEHGVTSTEDSINPQETVFHKLSERGYDTGVFSENTWLTEAEVGLKHSFDTVRGKPSVIYPSGLNPGEFAHRNEYGDYLAFIRESLSHDAPLKSLLNGVAAKVQYDFPERVSNWLLAEPTGEYYVDSFLKWSRDSSGPWAGCINLMDAHRPYVPSADMDLWSDSTAWEVQKSLSDPVWPFLREDEPLWKLRELEDLYDGGIRQCDHAIKRLIHGLKERDALEDTFVIITGDHGEGFGEDSFLRPDEPVVEHKAGIHPVQTNVPLLVRTPSKQSGSVTNPVSLTRIHDVILSMVSEDFEPTDFSAETGARISYTGGAAQQIDSQTDGEEPTANCVVQQIGDKVVKLTEWGDSEASVSIEDAQVATPNDEYEIEPRVSAAFSTLRTPDIREDRTEPIEPGVKDRLEELGYR from the coding sequence ATGAGTGAAACGACTCGCCCTCCGAACATTCTACTAGTCGTTTTAGATTCAGCGCGCGCCCGGAATTTTGGAATTTACGGACACGACCGTGAAACGACGCCGTTTTTATCGGAGTTCGAGAAGGAGTCAGTAAAGTTTACGTCTGCGTGGTCTCCCGGTGTTTGGACACTTCCGAGTCACGTGAGTATGCTCTCTGGGTACGACGTTGCTGAGCACGGTGTTACTAGTACCGAAGACAGCATCAATCCTCAGGAGACAGTATTTCACAAGCTATCGGAGCGGGGATACGATACTGGTGTTTTCTCTGAGAACACCTGGCTGACAGAGGCGGAGGTCGGCCTCAAGCACTCCTTCGACACCGTTCGTGGGAAGCCGAGTGTGATTTATCCGAGTGGATTGAATCCAGGTGAATTCGCACACAGAAACGAGTACGGCGATTACCTCGCATTCATCCGTGAATCGTTATCGCACGATGCGCCGTTGAAGTCTCTTCTTAATGGCGTCGCAGCGAAAGTTCAGTACGACTTCCCAGAGCGTGTTTCGAACTGGCTCCTCGCTGAACCAACTGGAGAGTACTACGTTGATTCCTTCCTTAAGTGGTCTCGCGACTCTTCTGGCCCATGGGCAGGATGTATCAACCTCATGGACGCTCACCGCCCATATGTTCCATCGGCAGATATGGACCTGTGGAGTGATTCTACGGCTTGGGAAGTACAGAAATCGCTCTCAGACCCCGTATGGCCGTTCCTTCGAGAGGATGAGCCCCTGTGGAAATTACGGGAACTTGAGGACCTGTACGACGGCGGAATTCGGCAATGCGACCACGCAATAAAGCGCTTAATTCACGGTCTCAAGGAACGGGACGCACTTGAAGATACATTTGTCATCATTACTGGCGACCACGGGGAAGGATTCGGGGAGGACAGTTTTCTCCGTCCTGACGAACCTGTCGTAGAGCACAAAGCAGGTATCCATCCAGTCCAGACAAATGTCCCCCTTCTAGTCCGAACTCCCTCCAAACAGAGTGGTTCGGTAACGAATCCAGTTTCACTCACTCGAATTCACGATGTGATTCTATCGATGGTCTCTGAGGACTTCGAACCGACAGATTTCAGCGCTGAGACTGGAGCACGTATCAGCTATACGGGCGGAGCCGCCCAACAAATCGATTCACAGACAGACGGTGAAGAACCTACTGCGAACTGCGTCGTCCAGCAAATCGGCGACAAGGTCGTGAAACTCACAGAGTGGGGCGACAGCGAAGCGTCGGTCTCAATTGAAGACGCCCAAGTAGCCACTCCGAACGACGAATACGAGATAGAGCCTCGAGTTTCAGCGGCTTTCTCGACTCTGCGGACCCCCGATATTCGTGAAGATCGAACTGAGCCAATTGAGCCCGGTGTAAAGGACCGCCTCGAGGAATTGGGTTATCGGTGA
- a CDS encoding glycosyltransferase family 4 protein translates to MYYPNVLGRQLVAQNSPAARLYFKLDKLAIKVANKYISLTDAMTEEFADAFDLPMENAVTIYCGVDEDRFASREGGNNDSNVDVNILYWGNYINFHGVSELLSAAESHPDKEFVFLGDGGSRTEIMEDAKRKSLDNVKFEGFVDNKTLLAYIDAADLVSNRLVHNPHGDIGIGNKAAEAAYFSKPMLSVDSPAICELFEDGETAVLLEDRTMVSDRIGQFYEMEKEGSIGDQAGEVYDEFMEPEIAADRFLGNADD, encoded by the coding sequence TTGTACTACCCGAACGTTCTTGGTAGACAACTAGTAGCCCAGAACTCCCCCGCCGCTCGACTCTATTTCAAGCTAGATAAACTGGCGATCAAAGTAGCAAACAAATACATTTCTCTAACGGATGCGATGACTGAGGAGTTTGCCGATGCTTTCGACTTACCGATGGAAAATGCTGTAACAATTTACTGCGGGGTAGATGAAGATCGATTTGCAAGCCGGGAAGGAGGTAATAATGACAGTAACGTTGACGTGAATATTCTGTACTGGGGGAACTATATCAACTTCCATGGCGTTTCAGAACTTCTCTCTGCTGCCGAATCTCATCCTGATAAAGAGTTCGTCTTTCTCGGTGATGGTGGGAGCCGGACAGAAATCATGGAGGACGCAAAACGAAAATCACTAGATAACGTCAAATTCGAGGGGTTTGTAGACAATAAGACGCTTTTGGCCTACATTGATGCTGCAGACCTAGTTAGTAATCGGTTAGTCCACAACCCTCACGGAGATATTGGTATTGGAAACAAGGCTGCAGAAGCCGCGTATTTCTCGAAGCCCATGCTGAGTGTAGACTCGCCTGCAATTTGCGAGCTATTCGAAGACGGGGAGACGGCGGTTTTACTTGAAGATAGAACAATGGTGTCAGACCGAATTGGACAGTTCTACGAAATGGAAAAGGAAGGCAGTATTGGAGATCAGGCAGGAGAGGTCTATGATGAATTTATGGAACCAGAGATTGCAGCGGATAGATTTCTCGGGAATGCCGACGACTGA
- a CDS encoding class I SAM-dependent methyltransferase gives MPGQSLPTRVWEIYSEEGLISLLNSIQSYIRNKTHSNYTKVVNSLKRFTPDKSRQLELNDVVVPVNINLLDVYSPYYEPAYPTENDPEYEYTEVESLKSYAEKGDEVVVIGGGLGVTAVVASKVTDSKVTAFEQSKQTYEILSQTIELNDCTDKVDIELAAVGEVAGSNFTQNPPSDVNRVPASKLPHADVYEMDCEGAETAILQKMDVKPSVLLVETHNNHSEVVDILNSKGYDVVEVVENGKNQHPSCTHIRAQLSID, from the coding sequence ATGCCAGGACAGTCTCTACCAACCAGGGTTTGGGAGATTTACTCCGAAGAGGGTTTGATAAGTCTACTAAACAGTATTCAATCGTATATCCGAAACAAAACACACTCGAATTATACAAAAGTAGTAAATTCTTTAAAACGTTTCACGCCGGATAAATCGCGACAACTGGAACTAAATGACGTTGTCGTGCCAGTAAATATTAATTTGCTCGATGTGTATTCTCCATACTATGAACCGGCATATCCAACAGAAAATGATCCAGAATATGAATATACTGAGGTTGAGTCGCTTAAATCCTATGCTGAGAAGGGTGACGAGGTAGTTGTCATTGGTGGCGGGCTCGGTGTTACAGCAGTAGTTGCAAGCAAAGTGACGGATAGCAAAGTAACTGCATTTGAACAATCCAAGCAAACATATGAGATATTGAGTCAGACAATTGAATTAAATGATTGTACCGATAAAGTCGACATAGAGTTGGCAGCGGTGGGTGAAGTGGCCGGGTCAAATTTCACTCAGAATCCACCATCTGATGTGAATAGAGTCCCGGCAAGCAAACTGCCCCACGCTGATGTTTATGAAATGGACTGTGAAGGCGCAGAAACTGCAATTTTACAGAAGATGGATGTCAAACCATCGGTTTTACTTGTCGAGACGCACAATAATCATAGTGAAGTAGTGGACATTCTAAATAGTAAGGGATACGATGTCGTTGAAGTAGTGGAGAACGGCAAGAATCAACACCCATCTTGTACACATATTAGAGCACAATTATCAATAGACTAA
- a CDS encoding alkaline phosphatase family protein, whose translation MVLGIDGTTWTLLDRWLDDLPTLSGIVENGTSSELESSTPPVTSPAWRCYGTGKNPDDIGVYWWRQLDRETNEFVGADQLPLTDECYWERLSDAGYQVAVMGVPLNSPPQAVDGHFVSGGPFADPDNYTYPESLSDTLESEFDYQLHPKEYPSVENATDSEIVADFEAMIEQRFDVAEWLLEEHDPDFLNLTLFYINVMQHKAWDAPEVKGLWKVIDERIGELVDSDDNLIIHSDHGLHEVERVFYLNAWLEQQGYLSVTAPEDDRSVVDYVKSVTDALGISEQVGRVLPEFIRQRVGSGRRLLDSGEYESRIDFDESRAVALPQGPVYLLDDDPSFADALTNELLAVEDPKTGRRALEDIVPASDVYGDPVGENAPDLLVRWNDGFEVKNQHSEDEKQVWGSPHGVLADNAQQGVVIAEGPSFGSSDDVKTPYLTDIAPTVLHLFGEPIPEGFSGSVAMDLFAPGSEPANKEVSYTTATMSGRSNGHEDATQDVNDRLQDLGYLE comes from the coding sequence ATCGTCCTCGGTATCGATGGTACGACTTGGACGCTCTTGGATCGATGGCTGGACGATCTTCCTACGCTCTCCGGGATTGTTGAGAATGGTACATCCAGCGAACTCGAAAGCTCAACCCCGCCAGTCACTAGTCCTGCCTGGCGGTGCTACGGGACCGGAAAGAACCCCGACGACATCGGTGTCTACTGGTGGCGACAACTCGACCGGGAGACAAACGAGTTCGTCGGGGCCGACCAGTTGCCGCTCACCGACGAGTGTTACTGGGAGCGACTGTCCGACGCCGGGTACCAGGTTGCGGTCATGGGCGTTCCGCTTAACTCTCCGCCCCAAGCGGTTGATGGACACTTCGTGAGCGGCGGACCCTTCGCCGACCCAGACAACTACACGTATCCAGAGTCCCTGTCGGACACTCTGGAGAGTGAGTTCGATTACCAGCTCCATCCGAAGGAGTACCCGTCTGTCGAGAACGCAACTGACTCAGAGATCGTAGCCGATTTCGAGGCGATGATCGAACAGCGCTTCGACGTTGCGGAGTGGCTGCTGGAAGAGCACGACCCTGACTTCCTCAATCTCACCCTCTTCTACATCAACGTCATGCAGCACAAGGCGTGGGATGCACCGGAAGTGAAGGGCCTCTGGAAAGTTATCGACGAGCGAATCGGCGAGTTGGTCGATAGTGACGACAACCTCATTATTCATTCCGACCACGGGCTGCACGAGGTCGAGCGGGTTTTCTATCTCAACGCGTGGCTCGAACAACAGGGGTATCTTTCGGTTACCGCTCCCGAGGATGACCGCTCAGTTGTGGACTACGTCAAAAGTGTAACCGATGCCCTTGGAATCTCAGAGCAGGTCGGTCGCGTTCTTCCAGAATTTATTCGCCAACGTGTCGGTTCTGGTCGTCGATTGCTTGACTCGGGGGAATACGAGTCCAGAATCGATTTCGACGAATCCCGTGCCGTAGCACTTCCACAGGGGCCTGTGTACTTGCTGGATGATGATCCGTCATTTGCAGATGCACTCACTAATGAACTACTTGCGGTGGAAGACCCCAAAACGGGCAGACGGGCTCTGGAGGACATCGTGCCTGCCTCAGACGTGTACGGTGACCCAGTTGGGGAGAATGCCCCCGACCTGCTGGTCCGATGGAACGACGGCTTCGAGGTCAAGAACCAACACTCTGAAGACGAAAAACAGGTGTGGGGTTCGCCGCACGGTGTCCTCGCGGACAACGCCCAGCAGGGAGTGGTAATCGCGGAAGGACCTAGCTTTGGTTCCAGTGACGATGTGAAAACGCCTTACCTTACCGATATAGCACCCACTGTCCTTCACTTATTTGGGGAGCCGATTCCTGAGGGATTCTCTGGTTCTGTGGCCATGGATCTGTTTGCACCGGGGTCAGAACCTGCGAACAAGGAGGTTTCGTACACTACGGCAACCATGTCTGGACGAAGCAACGGCCACGAAGATGCTACTCAGGACGTAAACGATCGGCTCCAAGATCTCGGATACCTCGAGTAA
- a CDS encoding glycosyltransferase, translating into MSNDVGHFVSNYLPITETFIYQYLTNHERYEPFVCGTFSENVDLFEFSPREIFMELPRWNPRFWTYGALAKLGVKDIRDTYYPRVLERRDPDIMHAHFGPMGVDLAPYQRDNRKLVTSFYGYDASRFVQQEADAREQYQTLFDQGDLVLVEGPAMAEKVEELGCPRSKIGIQRIAINTSRITPQYPDVDGGIRVLMVGRFVQKKGMPDGIKAFANAFKRNDAELRIVGGPGTYKQKQLQKIARDANIEDSVTFTGFLEYDDYLREVHECDLLLAPSKLADSGDSEGGAPTVLLEAQASGKPVVSTTHADIPYVVEDGETGILVEPGDVTALSEALTSCTADPEKMEEMGRAGVKRMAERHDIGVLAPKLEQRYDELR; encoded by the coding sequence ATGAGTAACGACGTTGGCCACTTCGTTTCAAATTATCTTCCAATCACAGAGACGTTTATATATCAATACCTTACTAATCACGAGCGATATGAGCCGTTCGTCTGTGGGACGTTCAGTGAGAACGTGGATCTGTTTGAGTTCTCCCCAAGAGAGATTTTCATGGAGTTACCACGGTGGAATCCTCGATTCTGGACCTATGGGGCTCTCGCCAAGTTAGGTGTCAAGGATATCAGGGACACTTACTACCCCCGAGTGCTGGAGCGACGAGACCCGGATATTATGCACGCCCACTTCGGGCCGATGGGCGTAGATTTAGCTCCGTATCAACGTGACAATCGGAAGCTAGTGACGTCATTCTATGGGTACGACGCTTCGCGCTTCGTTCAACAAGAAGCGGACGCACGAGAGCAGTATCAGACGCTGTTCGACCAGGGAGACCTCGTACTCGTCGAGGGACCGGCGATGGCCGAGAAGGTGGAGGAGTTGGGCTGTCCGAGGTCCAAGATAGGAATCCAGCGAATTGCAATCAATACGTCACGCATCACACCGCAGTATCCAGACGTAGACGGGGGTATTCGCGTACTGATGGTCGGCCGATTCGTCCAGAAAAAGGGAATGCCAGACGGAATCAAGGCATTTGCAAATGCGTTCAAGAGGAACGATGCAGAGTTGCGGATTGTCGGTGGTCCAGGAACCTACAAACAGAAGCAACTGCAGAAGATCGCCAGAGATGCGAACATTGAAGATAGTGTGACGTTCACGGGGTTCCTAGAGTACGACGACTACTTGAGGGAAGTTCATGAGTGCGATCTTTTACTGGCGCCGAGTAAGCTGGCCGACTCGGGGGACTCAGAAGGAGGCGCTCCGACAGTCCTGCTTGAAGCACAGGCGTCCGGCAAACCGGTTGTGTCCACGACTCACGCGGATATTCCGTACGTCGTTGAGGACGGTGAAACCGGTATTCTCGTGGAACCAGGTGACGTTACTGCACTGTCCGAAGCGTTAACATCGTGTACGGCAGATCCTGAAAAAATGGAGGAGATGGGGCGTGCTGGTGTCAAACGAATGGCCGAGCGCCACGACATCGGTGTTCTAGCACCAAAGCTTGAGCAACGCTACGACGAACTTCGATAA
- a CDS encoding glucose-1-phosphate thymidylyltransferase gives MKGVILSGGRGTRLRPITHTGPKQLVPVANKPVIQYAVEDLAEAGIEEIGIVLGKKGAEEIQDFLGDGSEFGVEITYIFQGEPLGLSHAAGCAQAFVGDDDFIMYLGDNMLKQGISELVESFESGDFDAGIALQSVDNPEQFGVAAVDEEGTVTRLVEKPENPPSDLALIGVYVFSPAVFEVIEELEPSWRGELEITDAIQELLENGGRIDSHVVRGWWKDTGKPTDILEANRLVLDDKTGRIQGEIRDGAEISGDIELQQGAVVESGAVVRGPVSIGANVTVTSGTYVGPYTSIGANTTVDGAHIENSVIIGDSTLSTSEKIVDSLLGSGTEIESSDGLLPDGHRLVVGENSSLNL, from the coding sequence ATGAAGGGAGTCATACTATCTGGCGGGAGAGGGACCAGGCTCCGACCGATTACCCATACTGGACCTAAGCAGCTCGTACCAGTCGCTAACAAGCCGGTAATCCAGTATGCCGTGGAGGATTTGGCTGAGGCGGGAATAGAAGAAATTGGAATCGTACTCGGTAAAAAAGGCGCCGAAGAGATCCAGGACTTCCTTGGCGACGGAAGCGAGTTTGGAGTTGAAATAACGTACATCTTCCAAGGGGAACCATTGGGATTGTCCCACGCGGCAGGATGTGCTCAAGCATTCGTTGGGGACGATGACTTTATAATGTACCTGGGGGACAATATGCTGAAACAGGGTATTTCGGAACTTGTAGAGAGTTTCGAGTCAGGAGACTTTGACGCTGGAATTGCCCTCCAAAGTGTCGATAATCCAGAACAGTTCGGCGTCGCGGCTGTTGATGAGGAGGGAACAGTGACACGTCTCGTTGAGAAGCCCGAGAACCCCCCTAGCGATCTCGCGCTCATCGGCGTTTACGTTTTCTCGCCCGCAGTTTTCGAGGTTATCGAAGAACTTGAGCCGTCGTGGAGAGGCGAGTTAGAAATCACGGACGCCATTCAGGAACTGTTAGAGAATGGAGGGCGTATTGATTCACACGTCGTGCGTGGTTGGTGGAAAGACACTGGGAAGCCAACGGATATTCTGGAAGCGAATCGTTTAGTTCTGGACGACAAAACGGGTAGGATACAGGGAGAAATCAGAGACGGCGCGGAAATTTCTGGTGACATTGAACTCCAGCAGGGCGCTGTGGTTGAAAGTGGTGCAGTAGTTCGTGGCCCTGTCTCTATTGGTGCGAATGTAACAGTGACTAGCGGAACGTATGTGGGCCCGTATACGTCCATTGGCGCGAATACGACCGTTGACGGAGCTCATATCGAGAACAGCGTTATTATTGGCGACTCAACGCTATCCACGTCCGAAAAAATTGTAGACAGTCTGCTGGGCAGCGGAACTGAAATCGAAAGTTCGGATGGCCTGCTACCCGACGGTCACCGCTTGGTTGTCGGCGAAAACTCAAGCCTGAATCTATAG